Proteins encoded together in one Helicobacter pylori window:
- the fliQ gene encoding flagellar biosynthetic protein FliQ yields the protein MESQLMKLAIETYKITLMISLPVLLAGLVVGLLVSIFQATTQINEMTLSFVPKILAVIGVLILTMPWMTNMLLDYTKTLIKLIPKIIG from the coding sequence ATGGAATCACAACTCATGAAACTCGCCATTGAGACTTATAAAATCACTTTGATGATTTCTTTACCGGTATTACTAGCGGGCTTAGTGGTGGGGCTGTTAGTCAGTATTTTTCAAGCGACCACTCAAATCAATGAAATGACTTTGTCTTTTGTGCCTAAGATTTTAGCCGTGATTGGGGTGCTGATTTTAACCATGCCGTGGATGACGAACATGCTTTTAGACTATACCAAAACCTTAATCAAGCTCATTCCTAAAATCATAGGCTAG
- a CDS encoding UDP-N-acetylmuramate dehydrogenase — MLETTIDFSRYSSVKIGAPLKVSVLENDNEISQEHQIIGLANNLLIAPGVKNLALLGKNYDYICDQGEWVEVGGAANASKIFNYFRANDLEGLEFLGQLPGTLGALVKMNAGMKEFEIKNVLESACINNEWLGSGALGLDYRSSKFNGVVLRARFKKTHGFRQEVLKACQSMRKSHPKLPNFGSCFKNPPNDYAGRLLEGVGLRGYRLKRVGFAKEHANFLVNLGGAEFEEALDLIELAKTRVLQEYGIHLEEEVKILR, encoded by the coding sequence ATGCTAGAAACAACTATTGATTTTTCTCGTTACAGCAGCGTGAAAATCGGCGCGCCTTTAAAAGTGAGCGTTTTAGAAAACGATAATGAAATTTCTCAAGAACACCAGATCATAGGCTTAGCGAACAACCTTTTGATCGCTCCTGGCGTGAAAAATCTCGCTTTATTAGGAAAAAACTACGATTACATTTGCGATCAAGGTGAGTGGGTGGAGGTAGGGGGAGCGGCTAATGCGTCTAAAATTTTTAATTATTTTAGGGCGAATGATTTAGAGGGTTTAGAGTTTTTAGGGCAATTGCCCGGCACTTTAGGGGCGTTAGTTAAAATGAATGCTGGCATGAAAGAATTTGAAATCAAAAATGTTTTAGAAAGCGCTTGCATTAATAATGAATGGCTAGGGAGTGGAGCGCTAGGATTAGATTATCGCAGCAGCAAATTCAATGGCGTTGTTTTAAGGGCGAGGTTTAAAAAAACGCATGGCTTTAGACAAGAAGTTTTAAAAGCGTGTCAAAGCATGCGCAAAAGCCACCCCAAATTGCCTAATTTTGGGAGCTGTTTCAAAAATCCGCCTAACGATTATGCGGGCAGGCTTTTAGAGGGCGTGGGCTTAAGGGGTTATCGCTTAAAAAGAGTGGGCTTTGCTAAAGAGCATGCGAATTTTTTGGTGAATTTGGGGGGTGCAGAATTTGAAGAAGCGCTAGATTTGATAGAACTCGCCAAAACCAGAGTGTTACAAGAATACGGCATTCATTTAGAAGAAGAAGTGAAGATTTTGAGATAG